The Streptomyces sp. SS1-1 genome has a segment encoding these proteins:
- a CDS encoding ABC transporter permease, whose product MTAVTLETTAAADRRRGPRGLLWATLRVHRSALWFWVMLVIVGAGVLLWAYGPGADAAWAEYRSRGCLRGRPLLGCDMAGDAAGLYHSATALAGGLIGIVPFLTAAWAGAALIGRELETGTARLAWTQSVSPARWLAAKLAVPAGLLVAGMLVLTLLHRLVFGSDSALRETIGASDWYRSPAYEANGTLAAAYALLGLAVGALAGLLLRRAVPALGTAVLALGALTIVLGDLRPYLWPVKTLTGTEYPEWPGMVVDDGALTSSGARVSDPICVDDTRCLAEHDIVGYYRDFHPASHFWPLQLVETGIVLALAALAVLVSFRLLNRRTARAV is encoded by the coding sequence ATGACCGCCGTGACCCTCGAGACCACGGCCGCCGCCGACCGGCGCCGGGGACCCCGCGGCCTGCTCTGGGCGACGCTGCGGGTGCACCGCTCGGCGCTGTGGTTCTGGGTGATGCTGGTGATCGTCGGCGCCGGCGTCCTGCTGTGGGCGTACGGCCCCGGCGCGGACGCCGCCTGGGCCGAGTACCGGTCCCGGGGCTGCCTGCGCGGCCGGCCGCTCCTGGGCTGCGACATGGCGGGCGACGCCGCGGGGCTCTACCACAGCGCCACGGCGCTGGCCGGCGGCCTCATCGGGATCGTCCCCTTCCTCACCGCCGCCTGGGCCGGCGCCGCGCTCATCGGGCGGGAGCTGGAGACCGGCACGGCCCGGCTGGCCTGGACGCAGTCGGTCTCCCCGGCCCGCTGGCTCGCCGCCAAGCTCGCCGTCCCGGCCGGACTGCTGGTGGCCGGCATGCTCGTCCTCACCCTGCTGCACCGCCTGGTGTTCGGCTCCGACAGCGCGCTGCGCGAGACCATCGGCGCGTCGGACTGGTACCGGAGCCCGGCCTACGAGGCCAACGGCACCCTCGCCGCCGCCTACGCCCTGCTGGGCCTGGCCGTCGGCGCCCTCGCGGGCCTGCTCCTGCGCCGCGCCGTGCCCGCGCTCGGCACGGCGGTCCTCGCCCTCGGCGCCCTGACGATCGTCCTCGGCGATCTGCGCCCGTACCTGTGGCCGGTGAAGACACTGACCGGCACGGAGTACCCGGAGTGGCCCGGCATGGTCGTCGACGACGGCGCCCTCACGTCCAGCGGGGCCCGCGTCAGCGACCCGATCTGCGTGGACGACACCCGCTGCCTGGCCGAGCACGACATCGTCGGCTACTACCGCGACTTCCACCCGGCCTCGCACTTCTGGCCCCTGCAGCTGGTCGAGACGGGCATCGTCCTGGCCCTGGCGGCCCTCGCGGTCCTGGTCTCCTTCCGGCTGCTGAACCGCCGCACCGCGCGAGCCGTATGA
- a CDS encoding RNA degradosome polyphosphate kinase, which translates to MSQSSNAAQVQPAQPSVGSIAAHRPHTVTSAVVSDLEPDIDADLDAYDVDEVEGVQLPQGRFLDRERSWLAFNERVLELAEDPATPLLERANFLAIFASNLDEFFMVRVAGLKRRIATGVATRSASGLQPREVLEMIWARSRELMARHAACYHEDVAPALAEEGIHLVRWNELTEKEQARLFTLFRHQIFPVLTPLAVDPAHPFPYISGLSLNLAVRVRNPVTGTPHFARVKVPPLLSRFLEASPGRYVPLEDVIAAHLEELFPGMEVLEHHAFRVTRNEDLEVEEDDAENLLQALEKELMRRRFGPPVRLEVEENINQEVLDLLVRELKISEAEVYPLTGPLDLTGLFRIASIDRPELKYPKFIAGTHRDLAEVESASAPDIFAALRSRDVLLHHPYDSFSTSVQAFLEQAADDPDVLAIKQTLYRTSGDSPIVNALIDAAEAGKQVLVLVEIKARFDEHANIKWARKLEEAGCHVVYGLVGLKTHCKLSLVVRQEGETLRRYSHVGTGNYHPKTARLYEDLGLLTADPQVGADLSDLFNRLSGYSRRETYRRLLVAPKSLRDGLIARINKEVQHHRAGRPAYVRIKVNSIVDEALIDACYAASQAGVPVDIWVRGICAVRPGVTGLSENVRVRSVLGRFLEHSRVFAFGNGGEPEVWIGSADMMHRNLDRRIEALVRVTDPAHRAALNRLLETGMSDSTASWHLGPDGEWTRHATDAEGQPLRNVQEMLIDARRRRRGTATP; encoded by the coding sequence ATGAGCCAGTCCTCGAACGCCGCACAGGTCCAGCCCGCGCAGCCCTCCGTGGGCTCCATCGCGGCGCACCGCCCGCACACCGTCACCTCGGCGGTCGTCTCCGATCTGGAACCCGACATCGACGCCGATCTCGACGCCTACGACGTCGACGAGGTGGAGGGCGTCCAGCTCCCCCAGGGCCGCTTCCTCGACCGGGAGCGCAGCTGGCTGGCGTTCAACGAGCGGGTCCTCGAACTCGCCGAGGACCCGGCCACCCCGCTGCTGGAGCGGGCCAACTTCCTGGCCATCTTCGCCAGCAACCTGGACGAGTTCTTCATGGTCCGGGTGGCCGGCCTGAAGCGCCGCATAGCCACCGGCGTGGCCACCCGCTCCGCGTCCGGGCTCCAGCCGCGCGAGGTGCTGGAGATGATCTGGGCCCGCTCGCGCGAGCTCATGGCCCGGCACGCCGCCTGCTACCACGAGGACGTGGCCCCCGCCCTCGCGGAGGAGGGCATCCACCTGGTCCGCTGGAACGAGCTGACGGAGAAGGAGCAGGCCCGCCTCTTCACCCTGTTCCGGCACCAGATCTTCCCGGTGCTGACCCCGCTGGCGGTCGACCCGGCACACCCCTTCCCGTACATCTCCGGGCTCTCCCTGAACCTGGCCGTCCGGGTCCGCAACCCCGTCACCGGCACCCCGCACTTCGCCCGCGTCAAGGTGCCCCCGCTGCTCTCCCGCTTCCTGGAGGCCTCGCCCGGCCGGTACGTCCCGCTGGAGGACGTCATCGCCGCGCATCTGGAGGAGCTGTTCCCGGGCATGGAGGTGCTGGAGCACCACGCGTTCCGGGTCACCCGCAACGAGGACCTGGAGGTCGAGGAGGACGACGCGGAGAACCTGCTGCAGGCCCTGGAGAAGGAGCTCATGCGGCGCCGCTTCGGCCCGCCGGTGCGCCTGGAGGTCGAGGAGAACATCAACCAGGAGGTCCTGGACCTGCTGGTGCGCGAGCTGAAGATCAGCGAGGCCGAGGTGTACCCGCTCACCGGCCCCCTGGACCTCACCGGCCTCTTCCGGATCGCCTCCATCGACCGGCCCGAGCTGAAGTACCCGAAGTTCATCGCCGGCACCCACCGCGACCTCGCCGAGGTCGAGTCGGCGTCCGCGCCGGACATCTTCGCCGCGCTGCGCAGCCGGGACGTCCTGCTGCACCACCCGTACGACTCCTTCTCCACGTCCGTGCAGGCGTTCCTGGAGCAGGCGGCCGACGACCCGGACGTCCTCGCGATCAAGCAGACCCTGTACCGGACCTCCGGCGACTCCCCCATCGTCAACGCGCTCATCGACGCGGCCGAGGCCGGCAAGCAGGTCCTGGTGCTGGTCGAGATCAAGGCGCGCTTCGACGAGCACGCCAACATCAAGTGGGCGCGCAAGCTGGAGGAGGCCGGCTGCCACGTCGTCTACGGCCTGGTCGGCCTGAAGACGCACTGCAAGCTGTCGCTGGTGGTCCGCCAGGAGGGCGAGACGCTGCGGCGCTACAGCCACGTCGGCACCGGCAACTACCACCCGAAGACGGCCCGCCTCTACGAGGACCTGGGCCTGCTCACCGCCGACCCGCAGGTCGGCGCTGACCTGTCCGACCTGTTCAACCGGCTGTCCGGCTACTCGCGCCGCGAGACCTACCGGCGTCTGCTGGTCGCCCCCAAGTCGCTGCGGGACGGCCTGATCGCCCGGATCAACAAGGAGGTCCAGCACCACCGCGCCGGACGTCCCGCCTACGTCCGCATCAAGGTCAACTCGATCGTCGACGAGGCCCTGATCGACGCCTGCTACGCCGCGTCCCAGGCGGGTGTGCCCGTGGACATCTGGGTGCGCGGCATCTGCGCGGTCCGCCCGGGCGTGACGGGCCTGTCGGAGAACGTCCGCGTCCGCTCGGTCCTCGGCCGCTTCCTGGAGCACTCCCGGGTCTTCGCCTTCGGCAACGGCGGGGAGCCCGAGGTGTGGATCGGCAGCGCCGACATGATGCACCGCAACCTGGACCGCCGTATCGAAGCCCTGGTCAGGGTCACCGACCCGGCCCACCGCGCGGCCCTGAACCGGCTCCTGGAGACCGGGATGTCCGACAGCACCGCGTCCTGGCACCTCGGCCCGGACGGCGAGTGGACCCGGCACGCGACGGACGCGGAGGGCCAGCCCCTGCGCAACGTGCAGGAGATGCTCATAGACGCCCGGAGGCGCCGGCGTGGCACAGCGACCCCCTGA
- a CDS encoding CHAD domain-containing protein, which produces MAQRPPDPADPAAGAVTGDALADHLRARATEFLRALRLHREGGTGAESDDAVRALRRSARRISGSLHTFRPLLDAGWAESVRPELAWLSGTLALEQAYAARLERLLLALHRLSGAPVLPAQAPGPAGSATTERGRLALGAAKAGALLERQLTLARTRAHSTTLQTLGGSRFHAVADTVALLASQVPLAPAAAGTDLRPLAAAAEERLAAAVTALPLVRAGHPYNAEALVHGLSPDPSPHPQDAPWHQVRLLLRLHRYAREVLHGDDLTDVRLTAAGQALDRHRDASEAAAAAARAARTPRIAPATAYALGVLHADQRHEVEAARYAFQRSWRKQTVGTP; this is translated from the coding sequence GTGGCACAGCGACCCCCTGATCCGGCGGACCCCGCGGCCGGCGCGGTGACCGGGGACGCCCTCGCGGACCATCTGCGCGCCCGGGCCACGGAGTTCCTCCGCGCGCTGCGGCTGCACCGGGAGGGCGGCACGGGCGCGGAGTCCGACGACGCGGTCCGGGCGCTGCGGCGCTCGGCCCGCCGGATCAGCGGCAGCCTGCACACGTTCCGCCCGCTGCTGGACGCCGGCTGGGCGGAGTCCGTCCGGCCGGAGCTGGCCTGGCTGTCGGGCACCCTGGCCCTGGAGCAGGCGTACGCGGCCCGGCTGGAGCGTCTGCTGCTGGCCCTGCACCGGCTGTCGGGCGCCCCGGTCCTCCCGGCGCAGGCACCGGGCCCGGCCGGGTCCGCCACCACCGAGCGCGGCAGGCTCGCCCTGGGCGCGGCCAAGGCGGGCGCCCTGCTCGAACGGCAGCTCACCCTGGCCCGGACCCGCGCCCACTCCACCACTCTCCAGACCCTCGGCGGCAGCCGCTTCCACGCGGTGGCCGACACCGTCGCCCTGCTGGCCAGCCAGGTCCCCCTGGCCCCGGCGGCGGCCGGCACCGACCTGCGTCCCCTCGCGGCCGCCGCCGAGGAGCGGCTCGCCGCCGCGGTGACGGCGCTGCCGCTGGTGCGGGCCGGGCACCCGTACAACGCGGAGGCGCTGGTCCACGGCCTGTCCCCGGACCCGTCCCCGCATCCGCAGGACGCGCCCTGGCACCAGGTCCGGCTGCTGCTGCGCCTGCACCGCTACGCCCGCGAGGTCCTGCACGGCGACGACCTCACGGACGTACGGCTGACGGCGGCCGGGCAGGCCCTGGACCGGCACCGGGACGCCTCCGAGGCGGCGGCCGCCGCCGCCCGCGCGGCCCGCACCCCCCGGATCGCGCCCGCGACCGCCTACGCCCTCGGTGTGCTGCACGCCGACCAGCGGCACGAGGTGGAGGCGGCCCGGTACGCGTTCCAGCGGTCCTGGCGGAAGCAGACCGTGGGCACGCCCTGA
- the pstB gene encoding phosphate ABC transporter ATP-binding protein PstB, producing the protein MAKRIDVSGLNAYYGSFLAVEDISMTVEPRSVTAFIGPSGCGKSTFLRTLNRMHEVTPGGRVEGKVLLDDEDLYGPGIDPVAVRREVGMVFQRPNPFPTMSVYDNVAAGLKLNGSYKKSELDDIVEKSLRGANLWNEVKDRLAKPGSGLSGGQQQRLCIARAIAVEPDVLLMDEPCSALDPISTLAIEDLIGELKERFTIVIVTHNMQQAARVSDRTAFFNLAAVGRPGRLIELDDTERIFSNPSVQATEDYISGRFG; encoded by the coding sequence ATGGCCAAGCGCATCGACGTCAGCGGCCTCAACGCCTACTACGGCTCCTTCCTCGCCGTCGAGGACATCTCGATGACCGTCGAGCCCCGCTCCGTGACCGCCTTCATCGGCCCGTCCGGCTGCGGCAAGTCCACCTTCCTGCGCACCCTCAACCGGATGCACGAGGTCACCCCGGGCGGCCGCGTCGAGGGCAAGGTCCTCCTGGACGACGAGGACCTGTACGGCCCCGGCATCGACCCGGTGGCCGTGCGCCGCGAGGTCGGCATGGTCTTCCAGCGCCCCAACCCGTTCCCCACCATGTCGGTGTACGACAACGTGGCGGCCGGCCTGAAGCTCAACGGCTCGTACAAGAAGTCCGAGCTGGACGACATCGTGGAGAAGTCCCTGCGGGGCGCGAACCTGTGGAACGAGGTCAAGGACCGGCTGGCCAAGCCGGGCTCGGGCCTCTCCGGCGGCCAGCAGCAGCGCCTGTGCATCGCCCGCGCCATCGCGGTCGAGCCGGACGTCCTGCTGATGGACGAGCCCTGCTCCGCCCTCGACCCGATCTCCACCCTCGCCATCGAGGACCTGATCGGCGAGCTGAAGGAACGGTTCACGATCGTCATCGTGACCCACAACATGCAGCAGGCGGCACGGGTCTCCGACCGCACGGCATTCTTCAACCTGGCGGCCGTCGGCAGGCCCGGCCGGCTGATCGAGCTCGACGACACCGAGCGGATCTTCTCCAACCCGTCGGTCCAGGCCACCGAGGACTACATCTCGGGCCGCTTCGGCTGA
- a CDS encoding inorganic phosphate transporter encodes MDTFALVVTILVALFFTYTNGFHDSANAIATSVSTRALTPRAALAMAAVMNLAGAFLGSGVAKTVSEGLIETPEGSTGMGILFAALVGAIVWNLITWYFGLPSSSSHALFGGMVGAALAGGTKVYWDGVVDKVVIPMFVSPVIGLVVGYLVMTAILWMFRRANPHKAKRGFRIAQTVSAAGMALGHGLQDAQKTMGIVVMALVIADVEDYGDPIPVWVKIACALMLSLGTYAGGWRIMRTLGRKIIELDPPQGFAAETTGASIMFGSAFIFHAPISTTHVITSAIMGVGATKRVNAVRWGVAKNIVLGWFITMPAAAVVAALSYWIVDLAFL; translated from the coding sequence ATGGACACCTTCGCCCTGGTCGTGACCATCCTGGTCGCGCTCTTCTTCACGTACACCAACGGCTTCCACGACTCGGCGAACGCGATCGCCACCTCCGTGTCGACGCGTGCGCTGACCCCGCGGGCCGCGCTGGCCATGGCCGCCGTGATGAACCTCGCCGGTGCCTTTCTCGGCTCCGGCGTCGCCAAGACGGTCAGCGAGGGGCTGATCGAGACGCCCGAGGGCTCGACGGGGATGGGCATCCTCTTCGCCGCCCTGGTCGGCGCGATCGTCTGGAACCTGATCACCTGGTACTTCGGTCTGCCGTCGTCCTCCTCGCACGCCCTGTTCGGCGGCATGGTGGGCGCTGCGCTCGCCGGTGGGACGAAGGTGTACTGGGACGGCGTCGTCGACAAGGTCGTCATCCCGATGTTCGTGTCACCGGTCATCGGTCTCGTCGTCGGCTATCTGGTGATGACGGCGATCCTGTGGATGTTCCGGCGGGCCAACCCGCACAAGGCCAAGCGGGGCTTCCGTATCGCGCAGACGGTGTCGGCGGCCGGCATGGCGCTCGGGCACGGCCTCCAGGACGCGCAGAAGACGATGGGCATCGTCGTGATGGCCCTGGTCATCGCCGACGTCGAGGACTACGGCGACCCGATCCCGGTGTGGGTCAAGATCGCCTGTGCGCTGATGCTGTCGCTGGGCACCTACGCGGGCGGCTGGCGCATCATGCGCACCCTGGGCCGGAAGATCATCGAGCTGGACCCGCCGCAGGGCTTCGCGGCCGAGACCACCGGCGCCTCGATCATGTTCGGCTCGGCGTTCATCTTCCACGCGCCGATCTCCACCACCCATGTGATCACCTCCGCGATCATGGGCGTGGGCGCCACCAAGCGTGTGAACGCCGTGCGCTGGGGCGTGGCCAAGAACATCGTCCTGGGCTGGTTCATCACGATGCCCGCGGCGGCCGTCGTCGCGGCCCTGTCGTACTGGATCGTGGACCTCGCGTTCCTGTGA
- the pstS gene encoding phosphate ABC transporter substrate-binding protein PstS encodes MKLQRKTRRALALGALAVSGALALTACGSDDTGNAGGGDSAATAKAGAIDCGDAKGQIQASGSSAQKNAIDAWVRQYTTACKGVQLNYNPTGSGAGVTAFLQGQTAFAGSDSALDAEEIAESKKTACADGGQAIDLPMVVGPIGVGYNVPGVDSLVLDAPTLAKIFDSKITNWNDKAIAELNPDAKLPDLKIQAFHRSDESGTTDNFTKYLSAAAPDDWKYEHGKSWEAKGGQSASGSSGVAQQVSQTSGAISYMELSYVKDGMKSVKIKTGAAQPVEATTENATKSISEAKVVGTGKDLALELNYTPSAEGAYPITLVTYEIACDKGNKAESLPAVKSFLSYIASEDGQGQLAGAGYAPVPAEIITKVRSTVASLS; translated from the coding sequence GTGAAGCTTCAGCGCAAGACCCGGCGGGCTCTCGCACTCGGCGCTCTCGCCGTCTCCGGCGCCCTGGCCCTCACGGCGTGCGGCTCCGACGACACCGGCAACGCGGGCGGCGGCGACTCGGCGGCGACCGCCAAGGCCGGCGCCATCGACTGCGGTGACGCCAAGGGCCAGATCCAGGCGTCCGGCTCGTCCGCGCAGAAGAACGCGATCGACGCGTGGGTCCGGCAGTACACGACGGCCTGCAAGGGCGTCCAGCTCAACTACAACCCGACCGGCTCCGGTGCCGGCGTCACCGCCTTCCTCCAGGGCCAGACCGCGTTCGCGGGCTCCGACTCCGCCCTGGACGCGGAGGAGATCGCCGAGTCGAAGAAGACCGCCTGCGCCGACGGCGGCCAGGCCATCGACCTGCCGATGGTCGTCGGCCCGATCGGCGTCGGCTACAACGTGCCCGGCGTCGACAGCCTCGTCCTGGACGCGCCCACCCTCGCCAAGATCTTCGACAGCAAGATCACCAACTGGAACGACAAGGCCATCGCGGAGCTCAACCCCGACGCGAAGCTGCCCGACCTGAAGATCCAGGCGTTCCACCGCTCGGACGAGTCCGGCACCACGGACAACTTCACCAAGTACCTGTCCGCCGCCGCGCCCGACGACTGGAAGTACGAGCACGGCAAGTCCTGGGAGGCCAAGGGCGGCCAGTCCGCGTCCGGTTCCTCCGGTGTGGCGCAGCAGGTGAGCCAGACCTCGGGCGCGATCTCCTACATGGAGCTGTCCTACGTCAAGGACGGCATGAAGTCCGTCAAGATCAAGACGGGTGCCGCCCAGCCGGTCGAGGCGACCACCGAGAACGCCACCAAGTCCATCTCCGAGGCCAAGGTCGTCGGCACCGGCAAGGACCTGGCGCTGGAGCTGAACTACACGCCGTCCGCCGAGGGCGCCTACCCGATCACCCTCGTGACGTACGAGATCGCCTGCGACAAGGGCAACAAGGCGGAGTCCCTGCCCGCGGTGAAGTCCTTCCTCTCCTACATCGCGTCCGAGGACGGCCAGGGCCAGCTGGCCGGCGCCGGCTACGCCCCGGTCCCGGCCGAGATCATCACCAAGGTCCGCTCCACGGTCGCGAGCCTGAGCTGA
- a CDS encoding NUDIX hydrolase: protein MTDADDRTVHAAGCVLWRRSPDGDGLEICLVHRPRYDDWSHPKGKLKRGEDPLAGALREVAEETGHTARPGAELPTVRYLVDGRPKEVRYWAAEAGPGTFTPNSEVDQVLWLPPERARERLTQPRDRMLVDALLASLHRE from the coding sequence GTGACAGACGCGGACGACCGTACGGTGCATGCCGCGGGCTGCGTTCTGTGGCGCCGCTCGCCGGACGGGGACGGCCTGGAGATCTGCCTGGTCCACCGGCCCCGGTACGACGACTGGTCGCACCCCAAGGGCAAGCTGAAGCGCGGCGAGGACCCCCTCGCGGGCGCGCTGCGCGAGGTCGCCGAGGAGACCGGGCACACGGCCCGGCCGGGTGCGGAACTGCCCACGGTCCGCTATCTCGTGGACGGCCGCCCCAAGGAGGTGCGCTACTGGGCCGCCGAGGCGGGTCCCGGCACCTTCACGCCGAACTCCGAGGTCGACCAGGTGCTGTGGCTGCCCCCGGAGCGCGCCCGGGAGCGGCTGACCCAGCCGAGGGACCGCATGCTCGTCGACGCGCTTCTGGCCTCGCTGCACCGGGAGTAG
- a CDS encoding ABC transporter ATP-binding protein codes for MTETAIAAAGLGMRFGRRGKPALDGCSFRVPAGGVCAVVGPNGAGKSTLLSLAAGLTRPTAGTLTVLGGSPAEVRARVGYVAQDKPLYPQLTVAETLRWGRELNTGRWDEQVAERVVAEGELDPYAKIRTLSGGQRTRVALALALGKRPELLLLDEPMADLDPLARHQLTGTLMADAAEHGTTVVMSSHVVAELEGSCDHLLLLGAGRVRLAGPLDDVLAAHRLVTARADASLDPHTVVETRTTGRGLTALIRPEGPLDPAWQDTAPTLEELVLAHLRAPQAPALHLDDAQEAAV; via the coding sequence ATGACCGAGACCGCCATCGCGGCGGCCGGACTGGGCATGCGGTTCGGGCGGCGCGGCAAGCCCGCGCTGGACGGCTGCTCGTTCCGCGTCCCGGCGGGCGGCGTGTGCGCCGTCGTCGGCCCGAACGGCGCCGGCAAGTCGACCCTGCTGTCCCTGGCCGCCGGGCTGACCCGGCCCACCGCCGGCACGCTCACCGTCCTCGGCGGCTCCCCCGCCGAGGTCCGCGCCCGGGTCGGGTACGTCGCCCAGGACAAGCCCCTCTACCCCCAGCTGACCGTCGCCGAGACCCTGCGCTGGGGCCGTGAGCTGAACACCGGCCGCTGGGACGAGCAGGTCGCCGAGCGGGTCGTCGCCGAGGGCGAACTCGACCCGTACGCGAAGATCCGCACCCTGTCCGGCGGCCAGCGCACCCGCGTGGCGCTCGCCCTCGCCCTCGGCAAGCGGCCCGAGCTGCTGCTCCTGGACGAGCCGATGGCCGACCTCGACCCGCTCGCCCGGCACCAGCTGACCGGGACGCTCATGGCGGACGCGGCCGAGCACGGCACCACGGTCGTGATGTCCTCGCACGTCGTCGCCGAGCTGGAGGGCTCCTGCGACCACCTCCTGCTGCTCGGCGCCGGACGGGTGCGCCTGGCCGGACCGCTGGACGACGTCCTGGCCGCGCACCGCCTGGTCACCGCCCGCGCCGACGCCTCCCTCGACCCGCACACCGTGGTCGAGACACGCACCACCGGCCGCGGGCTCACCGCCCTCATCCGGCCCGAAGGCCCGCTCGACCCCGCGTGGCAGGACACCGCCCCCACCCTGGAGGAGCTGGTCCTCGCCCATCTCCGTGCCCCGCAGGCGCCCGCCCTGCACCTCGACGACGCTCAGGAGGCCGCCGTATGA
- the pstC gene encoding phosphate ABC transporter permease subunit PstC: MDISVKNDTAPPTPLPAPARPGGSARGATRPGDRIFLALSRGSGVFLLLLMAAIAVFLSLRAASAIGKDEANFFTTFEWNPTGDPPAFGIAVLAFGTVVSSVIALAIAVPVSVGIALFLTHYAPRRLRGPIAYVIDLLAAVPSIVYGLWGALVLVPHLGGLYAWLDAYLGWTGVFEWNGGAPRALFTVGILLAIMILPIITNVSREIFRQVPRTHEEAALALGATRWEVVRMAVLPYGRSGVISASMLGLGRALGETMAVAMVLSPTFDIQASLLDPGGGTFAQNIASKFNEATTDGRDALIASGLVLFVITLLVNGTARVIIERRKEFSGASA, translated from the coding sequence ATGGACATATCAGTCAAGAACGACACAGCTCCGCCCACCCCCCTCCCCGCCCCGGCACGGCCCGGCGGCAGCGCCCGCGGCGCCACCCGCCCCGGCGACCGGATCTTCCTCGCCCTCTCCCGCGGCTCCGGCGTCTTCCTGCTGCTGCTCATGGCCGCCATCGCGGTCTTCCTGAGCCTTCGGGCCGCGAGCGCGATCGGGAAGGACGAGGCCAACTTCTTCACCACGTTCGAGTGGAACCCCACCGGCGACCCGCCCGCCTTCGGCATCGCGGTGCTCGCCTTCGGCACGGTCGTGTCGTCGGTCATCGCGCTGGCGATCGCCGTGCCGGTCTCCGTCGGGATCGCGCTGTTCCTCACGCACTACGCCCCGCGCCGCCTCCGCGGCCCCATCGCGTACGTGATCGACCTGCTCGCCGCCGTCCCGTCCATCGTCTACGGCCTGTGGGGCGCCCTCGTCCTGGTGCCGCACCTCGGCGGCCTGTACGCCTGGCTGGACGCCTACCTGGGCTGGACCGGCGTGTTCGAGTGGAACGGCGGCGCCCCGCGCGCGCTGTTCACCGTCGGCATCCTGCTCGCCATCATGATCCTGCCGATCATCACCAACGTGAGCCGGGAGATCTTCCGGCAGGTCCCGCGCACCCACGAGGAGGCCGCCCTCGCGCTCGGCGCCACCCGCTGGGAGGTCGTCCGCATGGCCGTCCTGCCCTACGGGCGCTCCGGTGTCATCTCCGCCTCGATGCTGGGCCTCGGCCGGGCGCTCGGCGAGACGATGGCCGTCGCGATGGTCCTGTCGCCGACCTTCGACATCCAGGCCAGCCTGCTCGACCCGGGCGGCGGCACCTTCGCCCAGAACATCGCGAGCAAGTTCAACGAGGCCACCACGGACGGCCGGGACGCGCTGATCGCCTCCGGTCTGGTCCTGTTCGTCATCACCCTGCTGGTCAACGGCACCGCCCGCGTCATCATCGAGCGGCGCAAGGAGTTCTCGGGGGCCTCCGCATGA
- the pstA gene encoding phosphate ABC transporter permease PstA, with the protein MSHTSLSAARRPGSLKGATLPKWFSWAVAAGSVALGLAVSAAAGLESSVQWALIAALLFVAGSYGISARVEGRRQAKDRVATSLIWVAFLLAVVPLASLVYETVRRGTKVLDGHFLTHSMGVVADTETGGGIYHALLGTLEQVGIATAIAVPLGVLTAIYLVEYGRGRLAKAITFFVDVMTGIPSIVAGLFVLSLWIVVLGMGYSGFAGSMALAILMLPVVVRSTEEMLKLVPNELREASLALGVPKWRTILKVVLPTSVGGITTGVMLAVARITGETAPLLLLVWVTNFINPNPFQDPQASLPVYIYLQYANSGGSGAAYDRAWAAALVLIAFIMILNLVARGIARWKAPQAGR; encoded by the coding sequence ATGAGCCACACGTCCCTCTCCGCCGCCCGGCGCCCGGGCAGCCTCAAGGGCGCCACCCTGCCGAAGTGGTTCTCCTGGGCGGTCGCCGCCGGGTCCGTCGCCCTCGGCCTCGCCGTCAGCGCGGCCGCCGGACTGGAGAGCAGTGTCCAGTGGGCGCTGATCGCCGCCCTGCTGTTCGTCGCCGGCTCGTACGGGATCTCGGCGCGGGTCGAAGGGCGCCGGCAGGCCAAGGACCGCGTCGCCACCAGCCTGATCTGGGTCGCGTTCCTGCTCGCCGTCGTCCCGCTGGCCTCCCTCGTGTACGAGACGGTCCGGCGCGGGACGAAGGTCCTCGACGGGCACTTCCTCACCCACTCGATGGGAGTGGTCGCCGACACCGAGACCGGCGGCGGCATCTACCACGCCCTCCTCGGCACCCTGGAGCAGGTCGGCATCGCCACCGCCATCGCCGTGCCCCTCGGCGTGCTCACCGCGATCTACCTGGTCGAGTACGGGCGGGGCAGGCTCGCCAAGGCGATCACGTTCTTCGTCGACGTCATGACGGGCATCCCGTCGATCGTCGCCGGACTGTTCGTCCTCAGCCTGTGGATCGTCGTCCTCGGCATGGGCTACTCCGGCTTCGCCGGCTCCATGGCGCTCGCCATCCTGATGCTGCCGGTCGTCGTCCGCTCCACCGAGGAGATGCTCAAGCTCGTCCCGAACGAGCTGCGCGAGGCGTCCCTCGCGCTGGGCGTGCCGAAGTGGCGGACCATCCTCAAGGTGGTGCTGCCGACCTCCGTCGGCGGGATCACCACGGGCGTGATGCTCGCCGTCGCCCGCATCACCGGCGAGACGGCCCCGCTGCTGCTCCTGGTCTGGGTGACGAACTTCATCAACCCCAATCCCTTCCAGGACCCGCAGGCCTCCCTGCCCGTCTACATCTACCTCCAGTACGCGAACAGCGGCGGCTCGGGCGCCGCCTACGACCGCGCCTGGGCGGCGGCCCTGGTGCTCATCGCGTTCATCATGATCCTCAACCTGGTGGCCCGCGGCATCGCCCGCTGGAAGGCCCCCCAGGCCGGTCGCTGA